A region from the Campylobacter blaseri genome encodes:
- a CDS encoding TonB-dependent receptor domain-containing protein, translated as MYKITKISILTCMVLSYANALEQVKLDKVEAEANDIYIKSKAISTKKIEQGSTQNLDDIVRSVPGAFTNLDKSSGTININIRGVSGFGRVNTMVDGVSQTFYTTSADGGAMNGGTASFGTMIDPGFLNSVDIERGSFSGRGGANSLMGSANLRTIGVDDIVRAGRNFGFMTNFIAGNNATGPNYLGAVAFKHFFENGAYVGGLYGYSHRKISQSYEVGGGDKIEGETFKFKKFDKAGDAIYEDSKGREYYSKGKPPYNPSELSQKPKGNLAKVEYGDEYNKVILSYRDYKTSLAGRSVENNNYQLEYNLKSPNSDNIDLNLIYALNTGEQDYTKGARFTGVELLENLKTKNTARTFDISNTFSNDFNSGANLKTTIGMNILKNKYTKSRHPSELNFKIANNSAEMGIGLLKNGYETNTLYPAGEQEFNTFYIDNELNYDIFTFSFNANWSKYNFTGERFERLDRLLANLRQKANSAFRDKDYDSARKYNKMMDDLNAKHCGRDEYGYSNYCDDFYLYKGKLISEEEYDDLDIDEQEKTDKYIQTANEKLFDSGSRRYFNYSLGTSVYLHDLFSPFINYSKTHRAPNIKEMFFSDFGSFGVNSSLKPETAKTIQVGFNSFKEGLFSEDDEFGFKFIAYNTKIKDYIHNKKGMEYQNEAGEYYIKHYNYHKDVTIKGFEVEANYDIGWLYLNLAYAHQTTNQPLNFTDSSPRVDDLMSYSEKWLQGYGLTKVTMLPKDYASLDIGTRLFNNKLTIGGITKYYGKSRISSNTLEKVPCPGTMIGGAGISDVCGYTKKEKVLERQPVIFDFYTIYQPNENLSIKFEIQNFFDKKYINPLDSNNDSASQFLFDLGVGDDYLYASNNYAKGRTTMLSFSYKY; from the coding sequence ATGTATAAAATTACTAAAATTAGTATTTTAACTTGTATGGTTTTATCATACGCAAATGCTCTAGAACAAGTTAAGCTTGATAAGGTGGAGGCAGAGGCAAATGATATTTATATAAAGTCAAAAGCTATAAGCACTAAAAAAATAGAGCAAGGCTCTACGCAAAATTTAGATGATATAGTAAGGTCAGTTCCGGGGGCTTTTACAAATTTAGATAAATCATCAGGGACTATAAATATAAATATTAGAGGTGTTAGTGGATTTGGTAGAGTAAATACTATGGTAGATGGCGTCTCTCAAACATTTTATACAACATCAGCAGATGGCGGAGCAATGAATGGTGGAACTGCTTCTTTTGGGACGATGATAGATCCCGGGTTTTTAAATAGTGTTGATATAGAAAGAGGTAGCTTTAGTGGAAGAGGTGGTGCAAATTCATTAATGGGTTCAGCGAATTTAAGAACTATTGGTGTAGATGACATAGTAAGAGCTGGAAGAAACTTTGGTTTTATGACAAATTTCATAGCTGGAAACAATGCCACTGGTCCAAACTATTTAGGAGCCGTTGCTTTTAAACACTTCTTTGAAAATGGTGCTTATGTAGGGGGTTTGTATGGTTATAGCCATAGAAAAATTTCTCAATCTTATGAAGTTGGAGGAGGCGATAAAATAGAAGGTGAAACCTTTAAGTTTAAAAAATTTGATAAAGCAGGAGATGCTATATATGAAGATTCTAAAGGAAGGGAATACTATTCAAAAGGTAAACCTCCATATAATCCATCTGAACTTTCACAAAAACCAAAAGGGAATCTTGCAAAGGTTGAATATGGCGATGAATATAATAAAGTAATATTATCTTATAGAGATTATAAAACATCACTTGCAGGAAGAAGTGTAGAAAATAATAACTATCAATTAGAGTATAATCTAAAATCTCCAAATAGCGACAATATCGATTTAAATTTGATTTATGCACTTAATACAGGAGAGCAAGACTACACAAAAGGTGCAAGATTTACAGGTGTTGAGCTTCTTGAAAATTTAAAAACAAAAAATACTGCAAGAACATTTGATATAAGTAATACTTTTAGTAATGATTTTAATTCAGGTGCTAATTTAAAAACAACTATAGGTATGAATATATTAAAAAATAAATATACTAAAAGTAGACATCCATCAGAATTAAACTTTAAAATAGCCAACAATAGTGCAGAAATGGGTATTGGACTTTTAAAAAATGGATATGAAACAAATACTCTTTATCCAGCAGGGGAACAAGAATTTAATACTTTTTATATAGATAATGAGCTAAATTATGATATTTTTACTTTTAGCTTTAATGCTAATTGGAGTAAATACAACTTTACAGGAGAGAGGTTTGAGAGACTTGATAGGTTGTTAGCAAATTTGCGTCAAAAAGCAAATAGTGCATTTAGAGATAAAGATTATGATAGTGCTAGAAAATATAATAAAATGATGGACGATTTAAATGCTAAGCATTGCGGTCGTGATGAGTATGGTTACTCTAACTATTGTGATGATTTTTATTTATATAAGGGTAAATTAATAAGCGAAGAAGAGTATGACGATTTAGATATCGATGAACAAGAAAAAACAGATAAATATATTCAAACCGCAAATGAAAAACTTTTTGATAGTGGAAGTAGAAGATACTTCAATTACTCTTTGGGGACATCAGTATATTTGCATGATTTATTTAGTCCATTTATAAACTATTCCAAAACTCATAGAGCTCCAAATATAAAAGAGATGTTTTTTTCTGACTTTGGAAGTTTTGGAGTAAATAGTAGTCTAAAACCAGAAACAGCAAAAACTATCCAAGTTGGGTTTAATTCTTTTAAAGAAGGGTTATTTAGTGAAGATGATGAATTTGGTTTTAAATTTATTGCTTATAATACAAAAATAAAAGATTATATTCATAATAAAAAAGGAATGGAATATCAAAATGAAGCTGGTGAATATTATATAAAACATTATAATTATCATAAAGATGTAACCATCAAAGGTTTTGAAGTTGAAGCAAATTATGATATAGGTTGGTTATATCTTAATTTAGCTTATGCTCATCAAACTACAAATCAACCATTAAATTTTACAGATTCAAGCCCAAGAGTAGATGATTTGATGTCATATTCTGAAAAATGGTTACAAGGGTATGGACTTACTAAAGTTACAATGCTTCCAAAAGACTATGCTAGTTTAGATATAGGAACAAGGCTTTTTAATAATAAATTAACAATAGGTGGAATTACAAAATATTATGGTAAAAGTAGAATTTCTTCAAATACATTAGAAAAGGTACCTTGCCCCGGAACAATGATAGGAGGTGCTGGTATAAGTGATGTTTGTGGATATACAAAAAAAGAAAAAGTGTTAGAAAGACAACCTGTAATTTTTGATTTTTATACCATATATCAACCTAATGAGAATTTAAGTATCAAATTTGAAATTCAAAATTTCTTTGATAAAAAATATATAAATCCACTTGATTCTAATAATGATTCAGCTAGTCAGTTTTTATTTGATTTAGGTGTTGGAGATGATTACTTATATGCATCAAATAACTATGCAAAAGGTAGAACAACAATGCTAAGTTTTAGTTATAAATATTAA
- a CDS encoding bifunctional 2-C-methyl-D-erythritol 4-phosphate cytidylyltransferase/2-C-methyl-D-erythritol 2,4-cyclodiphosphate synthase has product MDISLVLLAAGNSSRMGLPVKKQWIRIDHNPLWLFVAKDFKNKFNFKKIIIVANKNECEYMESYDDSFYYVYGGDERQLSLKNALELVNSEYVLVSDVARAQISSNLLNSIISKGKDFDCVSPFLKVNDTAYLRDKIINRDDIKLIQTPQLSKTELLKEALAQNKTFTDDSMAIASVGGKLGFIDGEKTAFKLTHRSDLALLNLPSPSNDNFVGNGFDVHKLKSGNGLWICGVKIPCEYEFIAHSDGDVALHALIDAILGACGMGDIGELYPDNDDSYKGISSSKLLKDVMQKVQNFGYEIINADITIMAQKPKLSPYKKDMKKKVQEILGINMVNIKATTTEKLGFVGRSEGIATIATVSLKYFDWKNYENTHSRK; this is encoded by the coding sequence TTGGATATATCTTTAGTTCTTTTAGCAGCTGGAAACTCTTCAAGAATGGGTTTGCCTGTAAAAAAACAGTGGATTAGGATAGATCATAATCCACTATGGCTATTTGTTGCAAAAGACTTTAAAAATAAATTTAATTTTAAAAAAATTATAATAGTTGCAAATAAAAATGAATGTGAATATATGGAAAGTTATGATGATTCTTTTTACTATGTATATGGAGGAGATGAAAGGCAGCTCTCTTTAAAAAATGCACTAGAGTTAGTTAATAGCGAATATGTTTTAGTAAGCGATGTGGCAAGGGCTCAAATTTCATCAAATTTATTAAACTCTATAATATCAAAAGGCAAAGATTTTGACTGTGTGAGTCCTTTTTTAAAGGTTAATGACACAGCATATCTAAGAGATAAAATTATAAATAGAGATGATATAAAACTAATTCAAACACCGCAGTTAAGCAAAACAGAGCTTTTAAAAGAAGCATTAGCACAAAATAAAACATTTACAGATGATAGTATGGCTATAGCTAGTGTTGGTGGAAAACTAGGCTTTATAGATGGTGAAAAAACAGCCTTTAAGCTTACACATAGAAGTGATTTAGCCCTTTTAAATTTGCCTTCACCCTCAAATGATAACTTTGTTGGAAATGGCTTTGATGTGCATAAATTAAAAAGTGGTAATGGTCTTTGGATTTGTGGTGTTAAAATTCCTTGTGAATATGAGTTTATAGCACATAGCGATGGTGATGTTGCCTTGCATGCTTTAATAGATGCTATTTTGGGCGCTTGTGGCATGGGAGATATAGGAGAGCTATATCCTGATAATGATGACTCTTATAAAGGAATTAGCTCATCTAAACTCCTCAAAGATGTTATGCAAAAAGTGCAAAATTTTGGATATGAAATTATAAATGCTGATATAACCATAATGGCACAAAAGCCAAAATTAAGCCCTTATAAAAAAGATATGAAGAAAAAAGTTCAAGAAATTTTAGGTATAAATATGGTTAATATTAAAGCTACAACAACAGAAAAACTTGGCTTTGTAGGGCGTAGTGAAGGTATAGCTACTATAGCTACTGTTAGTTTAAAGTATTTTGATTGGAAAAATTATGAAAATACTCATAGTAGAAAATGA
- a CDS encoding response regulator — protein sequence MKILIVENEIYLAQNISRKLMSLGHDCEILTDLKDILECKNVDTLLLSTNIFGDELYKIIENFKDSVIILLISYISNDTVSKPIQAGADDYIQKPFMIEELVRKIHHFEEFNRIKKLKKSYDEYIEFFFSLIDKENSNFYKINLPFFIKTNSQIFADKFAFDFFKFKNLEFEIILLDKPNSFSKIKSNNFKTPMYLINYQLLKNEEKTYLLTLINKKNIIISTTNLDEEIETKCVTVKSANFLDRILTVDEYFQHILINYQNSFSDTDLAKKLGISRKSLWEKRKKYGISKKK from the coding sequence ATGAAAATACTCATAGTAGAAAATGAAATTTACCTAGCTCAGAACATATCTAGAAAACTAATGTCCTTGGGTCATGATTGTGAAATTTTAACAGACTTAAAAGATATTTTAGAGTGTAAAAATGTTGATACTCTTTTACTATCAACAAATATTTTTGGAGATGAATTATATAAAATCATAGAAAATTTCAAGGACTCTGTCATAATACTTTTGATATCCTATATAAGCAACGATACTGTATCAAAGCCTATTCAAGCAGGGGCAGATGACTACATACAAAAACCTTTTATGATAGAAGAACTAGTAAGAAAAATTCATCATTTTGAAGAATTTAATAGAATTAAAAAATTAAAAAAATCCTATGATGAATATATTGAATTCTTTTTTTCGCTAATAGATAAAGAAAATAGTAATTTTTATAAAATAAATTTACCGTTTTTTATAAAAACTAATAGTCAAATTTTTGCAGATAAATTTGCCTTTGATTTTTTTAAATTTAAAAATTTGGAATTTGAAATCATACTTTTAGATAAGCCTAACTCTTTTTCAAAGATTAAATCTAATAATTTTAAAACGCCAATGTATCTAATCAACTACCAATTACTTAAAAATGAAGAAAAAACTTACCTTCTAACACTTATTAATAAAAAAAATATTATAATAAGTACAACAAATTTAGATGAAGAGATTGAAACAAAATGCGTAACTGTAAAAAGTGCAAATTTCTTAGATAGAATTTTAACCGTTGATGAATATTTTCAACATATATTGATTAACTACCAAAACTCTTTTTCAGATACTGACCTTGCAAAAAAACTTGGAATTTCAAGAAAATCCTTATGGGAGAAGAGAAAAAAATATGGCATCAGCAAAAAAAAATAG
- a CDS encoding sulfate adenylyltransferase — translation MASAKKNRQIHINQEAYSTLMLIQNQIFSKFNSLMNEKEIDEVMKTEHLNDEFMPYAFIFAPGGKRNQEVIQSAKKDEIIDLIRDNKIVGTIKVKTNFKYKNSWKTRSVFGANSISTSIGNHLQGKYCLSGEINIFNTKIKEIKDKIYGLKKELNLKKVTALMLSANPFHRVHERLIRMTIDKADMIIIFLIRSSKENSLNFELRLKTLKYFVNNFLPRKKAIIIPLKNTPLFTGHKSPILECISAYKFGANKFVIGQNHSAIGMFFNKNQAHSITDKIGKNFDLEILVMPEYVYCHECKTIVSTKTCPHGQHRHMKYHSSTLRELLYSGILPPPILMRKEISAIILSDLFPNRFKNLQKIYDELFSNQGILETHTYEDFYKELAILYQTSSLT, via the coding sequence ATGGCATCAGCAAAAAAAAATAGACAAATTCATATAAATCAAGAGGCATATAGCACCCTTATGCTCATACAAAATCAAATTTTTTCAAAGTTTAACTCACTGATGAACGAAAAAGAGATAGATGAAGTTATGAAAACTGAACATCTAAACGATGAGTTTATGCCATATGCATTTATCTTTGCCCCTGGAGGGAAAAGAAACCAAGAGGTTATACAGAGTGCAAAAAAAGATGAAATAATAGATCTGATAAGAGATAATAAAATTGTAGGAACTATAAAAGTTAAAACCAATTTTAAGTATAAAAATAGCTGGAAAACTCGCTCTGTATTTGGTGCAAATTCCATCTCAACATCAATTGGTAATCATCTTCAAGGAAAGTATTGCTTAAGTGGAGAGATTAATATATTTAATACCAAAATAAAAGAGATAAAAGACAAAATATATGGACTTAAAAAAGAGCTAAATTTAAAAAAAGTTACAGCCTTAATGCTTAGTGCAAACCCTTTTCATAGGGTTCATGAAAGACTTATTCGAATGACAATTGATAAAGCTGATATGATTATTATTTTTTTAATAAGAAGCTCAAAAGAGAATAGTTTAAACTTTGAACTAAGACTAAAAACACTAAAATATTTTGTAAATAATTTTCTACCAAGAAAAAAAGCAATAATAATTCCACTTAAAAATACCCCTCTTTTTACAGGACATAAAAGCCCTATACTAGAGTGTATTTCTGCGTATAAATTTGGTGCAAATAAATTTGTAATAGGACAAAACCATAGTGCAATTGGAATGTTTTTTAATAAAAACCAAGCACACTCTATAACTGATAAAATAGGCAAAAATTTTGATCTTGAAATTTTAGTTATGCCTGAATATGTTTACTGTCATGAGTGTAAAACAATAGTTAGCACTAAAACTTGCCCACACGGACAGCACCGCCATATGAAGTATCATAGCAGTACACTAAGAGAGCTTTTATATAGCGGAATTCTCCCTCCTCCAATTTTAATGAGAAAAGAAATTTCTGCTATAATTTTAAGCGATCTTTTCCCAAATAGATTTAAAAATCTTCAAAAAATCTATGATGAGCTTTTTTCAAATCAAGGCATTTTAGAAACTCATACCTATGAAGATTTCTATAAAGAGCTTGCAATTTTATATCAAACAAGCTCATTAACTTAA
- a CDS encoding phosphatidylglycerophosphatase A family protein: MNFEKFFLTFFGLGLIKPAPGTWGTIGGLLVALLIIKFLTIETLFLCSILLFLVSINIINNYEKKIGSHDNSEIVIDEVVGIWIALSISSGSWLAIILSFIYFRAFDIYKPSVIGRADRDVKGGLGVLLDDILAGAFGGLLSLMTIGALMKFGLENFIF; encoded by the coding sequence ATGAATTTTGAAAAATTTTTTTTAACTTTTTTTGGATTAGGTCTTATAAAGCCAGCACCAGGAACTTGGGGAACAATAGGCGGTCTTTTAGTCGCTCTTTTAATAATTAAATTTTTAACTATTGAGACTCTTTTTCTATGCTCAATACTTCTTTTTTTAGTATCTATAAATATTATAAATAATTATGAAAAAAAGATTGGCTCTCATGATAACTCTGAGATAGTTATAGATGAAGTTGTTGGAATTTGGATAGCACTTAGTATAAGCTCAGGGTCTTGGCTTGCTATAATACTTTCATTTATATATTTTAGAGCTTTTGATATCTATAAACCATCTGTTATAGGAAGAGCTGATAGAGATGTAAAAGGTGGATTAGGAGTGCTTTTAGACGATATTTTAGCTGGTGCTTTTGGGGGTCTTTTAAGCCTTATGACCATTGGGGCTTTAATGAAATTTGGGCTTGAAAATTTTATATTTTAA